One segment of Heterodontus francisci isolate sHetFra1 chromosome 28, sHetFra1.hap1, whole genome shotgun sequence DNA contains the following:
- the LOC137385073 gene encoding glutathione S-transferase P-like, with protein sequence MSNYTITYFRVRGRCSAMRMLLADQSQTWKEEEITMEQWTDGALKKSCLFGQLPKFQDGDFVLYQSNAILRYLGRKHNLYGKDVKEASLIDMVNDGVEDLRIKYIMFIYREYDTGKEAFIKSIPAELKPFEDLLAKNNGGKDFLVGNKISYADYNLVDMLSNLEVLSPGCLKGTPLLKAYVDRIISRPKLKAYLESDAHKKVPINGNGKQ encoded by the exons A TGTCGAATTACACCATCACCTACTTCCGGGTCCGAG GCCGTTGCTCGGCGATGAGAATGCTGTTGGCCGATCAAAGCCAGACCTGGAAAGAGGAGGAGATAACAATGGAGCAATGGACAGACGGAGCCTTAAAGAAATCATGT CTTTTCGGCCAACTGCCCAAATTCCAAGATGGCGACTTCGTGCTGTACCAATCCAACGCCATCCTCCGTTACCTGGGCCGCAAACACA ACTTGTACGGGAAGGACGTTAAAGAGGCCTCGCTGATCGACATGGTGAACGATGGAGTTGAGGATCTACGTATAAAATACATAATGTTCATCTACAGAGAATAC GATACTGGGAAGGAAGCTTTCATCAAAAGCATCCCAGCAGAACTGAAACCCTTCGAAGATCTCCTGGCAAAAAATAATGGCGGGAAGGACTTCCTCGTGGGAAATAAG atcTCTTATGCTGATTATAACCTGGTCGATATGCTTTCTAACCTTGAGGTGCTGTCTCCGGGTTGCCTGAAGGGCACTCCCCTGCTCAAGGCCTACGTGGATCGCATCATCTCTAGGCCTAAACTCAAGGCCTACCTGGAATCTGATGCCCACAAGAAGGTCCCCATCAATGGCAACGGCAAGCAGTGA